Proteins encoded by one window of Haematobia irritans isolate KBUSLIRL chromosome 2, ASM5000362v1, whole genome shotgun sequence:
- the Fas3 gene encoding fasciclin 3 isoform X4 → MSRLSPNHRHLGVSSFLQKQFYLALCIFFILTDAVARAQVNVEPNTAVLNEGDPTELLCRYAHHPITYCRIEIPGEPKVFNLSPDWNKTPGFTYFGKGLQNGECGVNIQRVKAINNGQVKCNLGVQGEELSGTIDLVVALRPKQPLVELITKPDHEGYFSEGVTFQARCIVPDGRPAANISWFLDNEPANKQLGNAEVVDSNTPGSNLELYTTIQSIKWTLGAEDNGRKIICRSHHQTDRESLPPQEGSFMILVRYAPLHQEDTTVYGLYLDQTADVNMTIRANPAPVIEWTIDGVVVRQGEQNGRFSVYEPQYLGQDMYNVKMVIAGLTLEDTTKTYILRASNALGTTDYNVHISSSATPPASGLEIGAIVGIVVAVAVLILIVLLVVFARATGRWCFGGATLNTDIGPDSEAQINPQLNEDFDGRDFNNGEEHIDTTHQTEEPTPPVTDKLDSQKKADLKNNGSKSTTPATNGNGHANPAENKTNTSV, encoded by the exons ATGCCGTAGCACGTGCTCAGGTGAATGTTGAGCCCAATACAGCTGTCCTAAATGAGGGTGATCCCACCGAATTGTTGTGCCGCTATGCCCATCATCCAATCACCTATTGTCGAATTGAAATCCCTGGAGAACCAAAGGTATTCAATTTATCGCCCGATTGGAATAAAACACCAGGATTTACCTACTTTGGCAAAGGTCTGCAAAATGGCGAGTGTGGTGTTAACATTCAACGTGTCAAAGCCATCAATAATGGCCAAGTGAAATGTAATTTGGGTGTTCAGGGTGAGGAGTTGTCGGGAACAATTGATTTGGTTGTTGCAT TGCGTCCCAAACAGCCCTTGGTCGAATTGATTACTAAACCAGACCATGAAGGTTATTTCAGTGAAGGTGTTACATTCCAGGCTCGTTGCATTGTCCCCGATGGTCGCCCTGCAGCAAATATTTCCTGGTTTTTGGACAATGAACCCGCTAATAAGCAACTTGGCaatgctgaagttgtagattccAATACCCCCGGCAGTAATCTCGAATTATATACCACAATTCAGAGCATCAAATGGACATTGGGTGCCGAAGATAATGGTCGCAAAATCATCTGCCGTTCTCATCATCAGACCGATCGTGAAAGTTTGCCTCCTCAAGAGGGTTCCTTTATGATTTTGGTGCGAT ATGCTCCCCTCCATCAAGAGGATACCACTGTCTATGGCCTATATTTGGATCAAACTGCCGATGTTAACATGACCATACGTGCCAATCCTGCACCCGTTATTGAATGGACCATTGATGGTGTGGTAGTGCGTCAGGGAGAACAAAACGGTCGTTTCTCCGTCTATGAACCACAATATTTGGGTCAAGATATGTATAATGTGAAAATGGTCATTGCCGGTTTAACTCTGGAAGATACAACAAAAACTTACATATTAAGAGCATCGAATGCTTTGGGCACAACCGATTACAATGTCCATATCAGTTCGTCGGCTACACCACCAGCCAGTGGTTTGGAAATTGGAGCAATTGTTGGCATTGTCGTAGCTGTAGCTGTTCTCATATTGATTGTATTATTGGTAGTGTTTGCCCGTGCCACTGGTAGATGGTGTTTTGGAG GAGCCACACTTAACACAGACATTGGTCCCGATTCCGAAGCTCAAATTAATCCTCAGCTCAATGAAGACTTCGATGGCCGTGATTTTAACAATGGTGAAGAGCACATTGATACCACACACCAAACTGAAGAGCCCACACCACCCGTCACCGATAAATTGGATTCACAAAAGAAAGcagatttaaaaaataatggCTCAAAATCTACAACGCCAGCCACTAATGGCAATGGTCATGCCAATCCagctgaaaataaaacaaatacttccgtttaa